The stretch of DNA TCGCGTCGTCCCACGGGATGTGCCTGCACTGCGCCATCATCATGCCGCCGACCAGCACCAGCGCCGGAGCCGCCGCCTGCGCGGGAACGACTCCGGCCAGCGGCGTGAACAGGGTCGTGGCCACGAACAGCAGTCCGGTGAGCACGCTGGCCAGCCCGGTCCGGGCGCCTTCCCCGACACCGGCGGCCGATTCCAGGAACACGGTGTTGGGTGCGCTGCCGGTGACTCCGCCCGCCACCGCGCCGAACCCGTCGACCAGCAGGATTCGCCCCATCGCGGGAACCGAGCCGTCGGCGCCGGTGGTCAGTCCCGCTTCCCGGCTCACGCTGGTGATCGTGCCCATCGCGTCGAAGAACCCGGACAGCACCAGGGTGAACAGGAACGCCGCACCGGCCACCGCCCCGGCGGAGGTGAAACCGCCGAACAGGTCGACGCGCCCGAACGTGCCGAGATCGGGCGCGGACACCAGCGAGCCGGGAACCTCGGGGATGATCACTCCCCACTGCTCGGCGGGCACCTCGAACACCGCCTGCACCAGCATCGAGGCCACCGTGCCGACTGCGATGGCCAGCAGGATCGCGCCGGGCACCCGACGGGCCACCAGCACGATCATCAGCAGCAGCGTCAGGCAGAACAGCGCGCTCGGCCAGCCCACCAGGTGCGCGTCCGGGCCGCTGCCGAGCTGCACCGGCACGGTGGTTCCGGCCGAGTCCGGTTTGCGGGTGACGATCCCCGCGCTGACCAGTCCGACCAGCGCGATGTAGAGGCCGATGCCGACGGTGAGCGCGGTCTTCAGCGGCGGCGGGATGGCCAGGATGATCCGCTCCCGCAGGCCGCTGACGGCCAGCACGACGATCGCCGCGCCCGCGAGCACCACCAGCCCGAACGCCTCCGGCCAGGTCATCGCGGGCGCGATGGTGAACGCCACCACCGGGATGACGCCGAGCCCGGCGGCCATCGCCAGCGGCGCGTTGCCGACCACGCCCATCAGCACGGTCATCACGCCCGCGCACAACGCGGTGGCCGTGGTGAGCTGGGTGGTGTTCAGCGTCGCGCCGGTGCGGTCCGCGGCCGAGCCGAGGATCAGCGGGTTGAGCAGCACGATGTAGGACATCGCGACGAACGTGGTCAGGCCCCCGCGGAACTCGCGGCCGACGGTGGAACCGCGCTCGGTGATGCGGAAGTAGCGGTCGATCGGGGCGGACTTCTGGCGCAGCATTGAGCCTCCGTTCGCGACTTCGGGTTTTTCGCGCAGGACGGCGCGGCCCGGTGGTTCCGGGCTCGGGTTCGGGAGTTGCTACCTCGGTGGCAGCGTGCGGAAGGTGGTTCGCGCAGCTGCGGCGCCGATCACCGGCTGATCGCCGCCTGTCGAACCTGTCGGCGGCCTGCGCGGATCCGCGGCAGGCGTCAGTACTCGACCCGGTCGGGCTTGGCCAGCCACCGGTCGAACGGCGCGTTGCGCTCGTCCAAGGCGATCTGGCGGACCTCGGTGGGCCACGGCTTGCCCGGGTCGCGGAACAGGTCGTGGAACGCGCGGTCGTCGAACCCGGCGTGCGCAGCGTCCTCGCGGTCGGCGGCGTAGAGCACCCGATCCAGCCGCGCCCACAACGCCGCGGCCAGGCACATCGGGCACGGTTCGCACGAGCTGACCAGCACGCACCCGGCGAGGCTGAAGGTGCCCAGCGCGCGGCAGGCGCGGCGGATCGCGGTCACCTCGCCGTGCGCGGTCGGGTCCAGGTCGGTGGTGACCAGGTTGGTGCCGCTCGCGATCCGCCGACCGCCGCGCAGCACCAGCGCGCCGAACGGGCCGCCGCCTTCGTCGACGCTGCCGGTGGCCATCCGCACGGCTTCGGCCGTCCAGCCGGTGTCGGTGCTCGCCGCGGAATCGGTTTCGGTGGACACAGATCTCTCCCGGTTTCTCGTGAAACGCGCACGGGCGCGCGAAGTGGGTCGGCCGCTCAGTGCCTGGTCCCGGTTCTGGTGTTGGCTCTTCTCAAGCGGCCTCAGCCGCTTCCGTCAACTGCGCAGGCCGGTCGGCGGTGCCTGCGGTTCCGCCGAGCGATCAAGTTCGAAGACCCGCGCTCAGATGAGGTGGTGCGGTGCCACCGGCACGTGGGTGAGCCGATGGCCGGTGGCCGCGCGGATCGCGGCGACCACGGCCGGCGTGGTCGAGATCGTCGGCGGCTCGCCCACGCCGCGCACGCCGTAGGGCGCGTGCGGGTCGCCGCGCTCGATGATGTCGATCTCCATCGGCGGCATGTCCAGGATCGTCGGGATCAGGTAGTCGGTGAACGACGCGTTGCGCATCTCCCCGCCGCTGACCTGCACCTCCTCCATCACCGCGAGCCCGAGGCCCTGCGCGGAGCCGCCCTGGACCTGCCCGATGATCGCTTCGGGGTGCACCGCCTTGCCGACGTCCTGCACGCAGTCCAGCCGCACGACCTTGACCAGCCCGAGTTCGGTGTCCACGTCGACGATCGCGCGGTGCGCCGAGAAGGCGTGCTGCACCTGCACCAGCTCGCTGACCCCGTCGGCGTCCATCGGCAACGTCGGCCGGTGGTGGTATTCGCGGGTCAGCTCGATCACCTCGTCGCCGAGCACGTCGGCGAGGTCGGCGAGCACCCCGGCCCGTTCGGAGACGACCTTGCCGCCCGCCAGCGACAGCGAGCCCGGTTCGAGACCGTGCTGTTCGGCCGCCCGTTGCAGCACGAGACCCCGCACCGCCGCGCAGGAGGTCTGCACGGCCCCGCCGGTGACGTAGGTCTGCCGCGACGCCGAGCTCGACCCGGCGGCGCCGACGGAGGTGTCGTTCGGGTGGATCACGACCCGTTCGACGCCGAGTTCGGTCCGCGCGATCTGCTGCTGCACCGTCACCAGGCCCTGACCGACCTCGGCGGCCGCGGTGTGCACCTCGGCGAGCGGCTCGCCGCCGACGACCGCGAGCCGCACCCGCGCGGTGGAGTAGTCGTCGGCGCCTTCGGAGTAGCAGATGTTCTTGATCGTGACGCCGTAACCGATCCCGCGCACCACGCCTTCGCCGTGCGTCGTGTTGGACACCCCGCCCGGCAGGTCGCGGATGTCGCGGTGCTGCGGCTGCTCGGGCAGCGGGATCGTCTTGAGCCGTTGCAGCAGCTCGGCCACCGGCGCCGGGTAGTCCAGCCGCTGCCCGGTCGGGATCTGGTCGCCCTGCGCGATCGCGTTGCGGATGCGCAGATCAGCAGGGTCCACGCCCAGCTCATCGGCCAGTCTGTCCATTTGGGACTCGTAGGCGAAAGTGGGCTGCACCGCGCCGAGCCCGCGCATCGCACCGCACGGCGGGTTGTTGGTGTAGAGGCCCCAGGACTCGATGTCCACATTGGGCACTCGATACGGCCCGACGCCGAGCGTGCTCGCGTTCCCCACCACCACGGGGGTTTTCGACGCGTAGGCGCCGCCGTCGAAGTACTGCCGGGCCTTGACGTAGACCAGCGTCCCGTCCCGGGTGGCGCCGTGCTCGTAGTACATCTTCGCCGGGTGCCGGTGCA from Saccharopolyspora sp. SCSIO 74807 encodes:
- a CDS encoding NCS2 family permease, with product MLRQKSAPIDRYFRITERGSTVGREFRGGLTTFVAMSYIVLLNPLILGSAADRTGATLNTTQLTTATALCAGVMTVLMGVVGNAPLAMAAGLGVIPVVAFTIAPAMTWPEAFGLVVLAGAAIVVLAVSGLRERIILAIPPPLKTALTVGIGLYIALVGLVSAGIVTRKPDSAGTTVPVQLGSGPDAHLVGWPSALFCLTLLLMIVLVARRVPGAILLAIAVGTVASMLVQAVFEVPAEQWGVIIPEVPGSLVSAPDLGTFGRVDLFGGFTSAGAVAGAAFLFTLVLSGFFDAMGTITSVSREAGLTTGADGSVPAMGRILLVDGFGAVAGGVTGSAPNTVFLESAAGVGEGARTGLASVLTGLLFVATTLFTPLAGVVPAQAAAPALVLVGGMMMAQCRHIPWDDASYVLPVFLTIAVIPFTYSITNGIGAGLIAFCAIRVCTGRARELGGLLIGLSAVFALYFGIEGVEGMLRLG
- a CDS encoding nucleoside deaminase — translated: MSTETDSAASTDTGWTAEAVRMATGSVDEGGGPFGALVLRGGRRIASGTNLVTTDLDPTAHGEVTAIRRACRALGTFSLAGCVLVSSCEPCPMCLAAALWARLDRVLYAADREDAAHAGFDDRAFHDLFRDPGKPWPTEVRQIALDERNAPFDRWLAKPDRVEY
- the pucD gene encoding xanthine dehydrogenase subunit D gives rise to the protein MSGPTRSPQHLDTGITGGVGESPIRPDGTLKVRGEYAYSSDLWAEDMLWGATLRSPHPHARIRSVHIGPALRVPGVHAVLTAEDVPGPNRYGLKEQDQPVLAEDVVRYKGEAVALVAADHPETARRALERIEVDYEVLDPVLDAELVAHDDSLPKLHEHGNVVRHQVIRKGDPAASAEVVVSGVYTVGMQDQAFLGPESGLALPAEDGGVDLYLATQDLHSDRKQTAAALDLPEEKVRMTLSGVGGAFGGREDLSIQVHVCLLALHTGKPVKMVYNREESFHGHVHRHPAKMYYEHGATRDGTLVYVKARQYFDGGAYASKTPVVVGNASTLGVGPYRVPNVDIESWGLYTNNPPCGAMRGLGAVQPTFAYESQMDRLADELGVDPADLRIRNAIAQGDQIPTGQRLDYPAPVAELLQRLKTIPLPEQPQHRDIRDLPGGVSNTTHGEGVVRGIGYGVTIKNICYSEGADDYSTARVRLAVVGGEPLAEVHTAAAEVGQGLVTVQQQIARTELGVERVVIHPNDTSVGAAGSSSASRQTYVTGGAVQTSCAAVRGLVLQRAAEQHGLEPGSLSLAGGKVVSERAGVLADLADVLGDEVIELTREYHHRPTLPMDADGVSELVQVQHAFSAHRAIVDVDTELGLVKVVRLDCVQDVGKAVHPEAIIGQVQGGSAQGLGLAVMEEVQVSGGEMRNASFTDYLIPTILDMPPMEIDIIERGDPHAPYGVRGVGEPPTISTTPAVVAAIRAATGHRLTHVPVAPHHLI